Proteins encoded within one genomic window of Camelina sativa cultivar DH55 chromosome 19, Cs, whole genome shotgun sequence:
- the LOC104767424 gene encoding transcription factor DIVARICATA-like produces the protein MAENSWTREENEKFKNALEVFSAFLPTRFEKIAECLQKPVPDVKKHYEEMVNDLLRGIAFPNELNEAQSSYEAERTKWSKETHEWFLIGLKRYGKDWCKIAILLDTKNPMQVAMYARKYFNWQNSEKNVIDSPGANDIPDLRNTKIVNDVRKRRRHNNITLVDNNVDSTDDRQEIISGWIEQVWERRMEDDIKRICQDKEPNASGQPMLRSITKGSNWGASQILESITLRNDDDHPPSRGSCLGP, from the exons ATGGCTGAAAATTCATGGACGAGAGAGGAGAACGAGAAGTTCAAGAATGCACTGGAGGTGTTCTCTGCCTTTTTGCCTACTCGATTCGAGAAAATTGCCGAGTGTTTGCAAAAACCGGTGCCTGATGTTAAGAAGCATTACGAGGAAATGGTCAATGATCTTTTACGAGGAATAGCTTTTCCTAATGAATTAAATGAGGCTCAGAGTTCCTACGAGGCAGAGAGAACTAAATGGAGCAAAGAAACACACGA ATGGTTTCTGATCGGTTTAAAGCGGTATGGGAAAGACTGGTGTAAAATTGCTATCTTACTGGATACCAAGAACCCGATGCAAGTTGCAATGTATGCACGTAAGTATTTCAACTGGCAAAACTCTGAGAAAAATGTGATAGATTCGCCAGGAGCCAACGACATACCTGATCTAAGGAACACCAAAATTGTGAATGATGTGAGGAAACGACGGAGACACAACAACATAACTCTGGTGGACAACAATGTGGACTCGACAGACGACCGACAAGAG ATTATTTCTGGCTGGATTGAACAAGTATGGGAAAGGAGAATGGAAGATGATATCAAGAGAATTTGTCAAGACAAGGAACCAAATGCAAGTGGGCAACCCATGCTCAGAAGTATTACAAAAGGCAGCAATTGGGGA GCAAGCCAGATTTTGGAAAGCATAACCCTCCgcaatgatgatgatcatccGCCGTCCCGAGGCTCTTGTCTTGGACCTTAG